One segment of Calliopsis andreniformis isolate RMS-2024a chromosome 1, iyCalAndr_principal, whole genome shotgun sequence DNA contains the following:
- the LOC143181252 gene encoding DNA-directed RNA polymerase III subunit RPC1 isoform X4 yields the protein MYNEDWEFLQLHCALYINSEMSGIPLNMQPKKSGRGLVQRLKGKQGRFRGNLSGKRVDFSSRTVISPDPNLRIEQVGVPIHVAKILTYPEKVNPSNIELMRKLVKNGPDIHPGANFIQQGKTQFKKYLRYGNRQKIAQDLQYGDIVERHLRDDDVVLFNRQPSLHKLSIMAHKAKVLEHRTFRFNECVCTPYNADFDGDEMNLHLPQTEEARAEALVLMGNKSNLVTPRNGELLIAATQDFITGGYLLTQKDMFLNKAQASQLAGCLLAGPDISMSISLPKPAILKPTMLWTGKQIFSLILKPNSDSNIKANLKTKGRAYTNNEELCINDSYVIIRNSELLAGSMDKSTLGSGSKQNIFYILLRDWGEDIATTAMWRLARMASFFLMNRGFSIGIGDVTPGQGLLKAKQELLNAGYSKCTEYIRQMEEGRLVCQPGCSEEETLEAMILKELSVIRDHAGKACLKELHPSNSPLIMALSGSKGSFINISQMIACVGQQAISGHRVPNGFEDRALPHFERHSKIPAAKGFVENSFYSGLTPTEFFFHTMGGREGLVDTAVKTAETGYMQRRLVKSLEDLCLHYDMTVRNSVGDIIQILYGGDALDPTYMEGKDCPVDYKRVLDHVKAKSPCKNEKPLDGPSVIKATNELLSSEEYECLSEEFKQELATFLKTVARKIARLRHDAPSNLPVILQLERLTVSQLVEFIHTCKEKYMRAKIEPGTAVGALAAQSIGEPGTQMTLKTFHFAGVASMNITQGVPRIKEIINANHKISTPIITAALENDADPEYARRVKGRIEKTTLGEVTEYIEEVYLPDDCFLLIKLDIDRIKLLKLEVDVNSIRYAICTSKLRLNPKLVNVRGDSIITVNPSKNKYSLNYALTQLKENIPNIVVKGLPSVSRAVIHNDDSNGKTRYKLFVEGDNMREVMATLGVLGRKTTSNNTIEVFKTLGIEAARATIMTEIKLVMENHGMSIDRRHPMLVADLMTSRGEVLGITRQGLAKMKESVLNLASFEKTADHLFDAAYYGQTDVICGVSESIIMGIPVPVGTGIFKLLHRGDKDEPQKRNLIFDDPQFHKKIAKTTM from the exons ATGTAtaatgaagattgggaatttttGCAATTACATTGTGCTCTTTATATAAATAGTGAAATGTCTGGCATACCTCTCAATATGCAA CCAAAAAAGTCTGGTAGAGGATTGGTCCAAAGATTGAAAGGAAAACAAGGTCGATTTCGTGGTAACTTATCTGGTAAACGTGTAGATTTTTCTAGTCGTACTGTTATTTCACCAGATCCTAATCTCAGAATTGAACAA GTTGGTGTACCTATCCATGTAGCGAAAATTTTAACATATCCTGAAAAGGTTAATCCTTCAAATATAGAATTAATGCGAAAATTAGTAAAAAATGGTCCAGATATACATCCAGGTGCAAATTTTATACAACAAGGAAAAACTCAGTTTAAAAAATACTTAAGATATGGTAATCGACAAAAAATTGCTCAGGATTTACAG TATGGTGATATTGTTGAACGACATCTCAGAGATGATGATGTGGTATTATTTAATCGACAACCATCTTTACACAAATTAAGTATCATGGCACATAAGGCAAAGGTATTAGAACATCGAACATTTAGATTCAATGAATGTGTTTGTACTCCTTATAACGCAGATTTTGATGGTGATGAAATGAATTTACATTTACCTCAAACAGAAGAAGCAAGAGCAGAAGCTTTAGTATTAATGGGG aaCAAGTCAAATTTAGTGACACCTCGTAATGGAGAATTATTAATAGCTGCAACACAAGATTTTATCACTGGTGGATACCTTTTAACACAGAAAGATATGTTCCTAAATAAAGCTCAAGCAAGTCAATTAGCTGGTTGTCTTCTAGCAGGACCTGATATTTCAATGTCTATAAGTCTTCCTAAACCAGCTATTTTAAAGCCAACTATGTTGTGGACAGGAAAACAGATTTTTAGTTTAATTCTGAAACCTAATAGTGATAGTAATATCAAAGCTAATTTAAAAACCAAAGGAAGAGCTTACACTAATAACGAAGAATTATGTATTAATGATTCCT ATGTTATTATCCGAAATTCAGAATTATTAGCAGGATCAATGGACAAATCAACATTAGGGTCAGGTTCAaagcaaaatatattttatattttgttacGCGATTGGGGCGAAGATATTGCAACTACAGCTATGTGGCGATTAGCGAGAATGGCAAGTTTTTTTCTGATGAATAGAGGCTTTTCTATTGGTATTGGTGATGTTACACCAGGCCAAGGACTTTTGAAAGCTAAACAAGAGCTTTTAAATGCTGG ATATTCTAAATGTACAGAATATATTCGTCAAATGGAAGAAGGTCGTCTTGTATGTCAACCTGGATGTTCAGAGGAAGAAACTTTAGAGGCAATGATATTAAAGGAACTTTCAGTAATTCGAGATCATGCTGGTAAAGCGTGTTTAAAAGAACTTCATCCAAGCAATAGTCCATTAATTATGGCTTTATCTGGGAGCAAGGGCAGTTTCATTAATATTTCCCAAATGATTG CGTGCGTGGGGCAACAAGCTATTAGTGGTCACAGAGTGCCAAACggatttgaggatagagctttACCACATTTTGAACGACATTCAAAGATCCCTGCAGCTAAAGGTTTTGTAGAAAACTCATTCTATTCTGGTTTAACACCAACGGAATTTTTCTTTCACACAATGGGTGGAAGAGAAGGTCTTGTAGACACAGCAGTTAAAACTGCAGAAACTGGCTACATGCAACGAAGATTAGTTAAAAGTTTAGAAGATTTATGTCTTCATTATGACATGACAGTCCGTAATTCAGTGGGAGATATTATACAAATATTGTATGGTGGAGATGCATTAGATCCTACATATATGGAAG GAAAAGACTGTCCCGTGGATTATAAAAGGGTGTTAGATCACGTGAAAGCCAAATCGCCGTGCAAAAACGAAAAACCTCTTGATGGCCCTAGTGTAATTAAAGCTACAAATGAgctattgagttctgaggagtaTGAATGCCTCAGTGAAGAATTTAAGCAGGAATTAGC CACATTCCTTAAAACTGTAGCGCGTAAAATAGCGCGCCTTCGGCATGATGCTCCATCAAATTTGCCTGTAATTTTGCAACTCGAGCGACTTACAGTTTCTCAGTTAGTTGAATTTATCCATACTTGCAAAGAGAAATATATGAGAGCCAAAATAGAACCAGGCACTGCAGTGGGTGCACTTGCTGCACAAAGTATTGGTGAACCAGGTACACAAATGACCTTGAAAACGTTCCATTTTGCTGGTGTAGCATCTATGAATATTACTCAAGGTGTACCGCGTATTAAAGAAATTATCAATGCAAATCACAAAATTAGTACTCCCATTATTACGGCAGCTTTA GAAAATGATGCAGATCCAGAATATGCAAGAAGAGTAAAGGGAAGAATTGAAAAAACTACTTTAGGAGAAGTAACTGAATATATTGAAGAAGTATATTTACCGGATGACTGTTTCTTATTGATAAAATTAGATATAGATAGaataaaattattgaaattgGAAGTGGATGTCAACTCGATTCGTTATGC AATTTGTACATCAAAATTAAGACTGAATCCAAAACTAGTAAATGTTAGGGGTGATTCTATTATCACTGTGAACCCCAGTAAAaataaatacagtttaaattatGCACTTACACAGCTTAAAGAAAACATTCCGAACATTGTTGTAAAG GGTTTGCCATCCGTTTCTAGAGCTGTCATTCATAATGATGATTCAAATGGTAAAACAAGATACAAATTGTTTGTTGAAGGAGATAATATGCGTGAAGTAATGGCAACTCTTGGTGTACTAGGTCGAAAAACAACTTCAAATAATACTATAGAG GTTTTCAAAACCCTAGGAATTGAAGCTGCACGAGCAACTATTATGACAGAAATTAAATTAGTAATGGAAAAtcacggaatgagtattgatcgaAGGCATCCGATGCTTGTAGCAGATTTAATGACAAGTAGAGGAGAAGTATTAGGCATCACAAGACAAGGTTTAGCAAAAATGAAGGAATCTGTTTTGAATTTAGCTTCG TTTGAAAAAACAGCTGATCATCTATTTGATGCTGCTTACTATGGACAGACGGATGTTATTTGTGGTGTCTCTGAATCAATTATAATGGGTATTCCAGTTCCTGTTGGAACAGGGATCTTCAAATTACTTCACAG aggTGACAAAGATGAGCCACAGAAGAGAAATTTGATATTTGATGACCCACAATTTCACAAGAAGATTGCAAAAACaacaatgtaa
- the LOC143181252 gene encoding DNA-directed RNA polymerase III subunit RPC1 isoform X3: MNFQGTCNNTTNCTSCGKSLNECIGHFGYIDLELPVFHVGYFRSIIGILQTICKNCSHVMLPEIDKKRYLARVLNPNLGYLTRKALRKQILDKAKKTTVCQHCGDLNGTVKKAGLLKIVHEKYKAKKKVDAIVQQKLAEYNNVLEDNKALEGILQSGLVNVLNPLEVQSILEKIPESDIPLLMMNPECALPKDLILTRIPVPPICIRPSVVSDLKAGTTEDHLTMKLSEIVFINDVIQKHRQSGAKVQMYNEDWEFLQLHCALYINSEMSGIPLNMQPKKSGRGLVQRLKGKQGRFRGNLSGKRVDFSSRTVISPDPNLRIEQVGVPIHVAKILTYPEKVNPSNIELMRKLVKNGPDIHPGANFIQQGKTQFKKYLRYGNRQKIAQDLQYGDIVERHLRDDDVVLFNRQPSLHKLSIMAHKAKVLEHRTFRFNECVCTPYNADFDGDEMNLHLPQTEEARAEALVLMGNKSNLVTPRNGELLIAATQDFITGGYLLTQKDMFLNKAQASQLAGCLLAGPDISMSISLPKPAILKPTMLWTGKQIFSLILKPNSDSNIKANLKTKGRAYTNNEELCINDSYVIIRNSELLAGSMDKSTLGSGSKQNIFYILLRDWGEDIATTAMWRLARMASFFLMNRGFSIGIGDVTPGQGLLKAKQELLNAGYSKCTEYIRQMEEGRLVCQPGCSEEETLEAMILKELSVIRDHAGKACLKELHPSNSPLIMALSGSKGSFINISQMIACVGQQAISGHRVPNGFEDRALPHFERHSKIPAAKGFVENSFYSGLTPTEFFFHTMGGREGLVDTAVKTAETGYMQRRLVKSLEDLCLHYDMTVRNSVGDIIQILYGGDALDPTYMEGKDCPVDYKRVLDHVKAKSPCKNEKPLDGPSVIKATNELLSSEEYECLSEEFKQELATFLKTVARKIARLRHDAPSNLPVILQLERLTVSQLVEFIHTCKEKYMRAKIEPGTAVGALAAQSIGEPGTQMTLKTFHFAGVASMNITQGVPRIKEIINANHKISTPIITAALENDADPEYARRVKGRIEKTTLGEVTEYIEEVYLPDDCFLLIKLDIDRIKLLKLEVDVNSIRYAFSKP, from the exons ATGAACTTTCAGGGAACATGCAATAACACAACCAATTGCACATCATGTGGCAAATCTTTGAACGAATGTATTGGTCATTTTGGTTACATCGATTTAGAATTACCTGTCTTTCATGTTGGTTATTTTAGATCCATTATTGGTATCCTTCAGACCATTTGTAAA aaCTGTTCCCATGTCATGTTACCTGAAATTGACAAAAAACGTTACTTAGCTAGAGTGCTAAATCCTAATTTAGGATACTTAACACGTAAAGCTTTACGTAAACAAATTTTGGACAAAGCTAAAAAGACCACAGTATGTCAACATTGTGGGGACCTTAATGGGACAGTTAAAAAAGCTGGCTTACTCAAAATAGTTCATGAAAAGTATAAAGCAAAGAAGAAAGTAGATGCTATTGTTCAACAAAAGTTAGCAGAATATAATAATGTACTTGAAGATAATAAAGCATTGGAAGGAATACTCCAAAGTGGATTAGTTAATGTATTGAATCCGCTAGAg gtACAAAGTATTTTGGAGAAAATACCAGAAAGCGACATTCCTTTATTAATGATGAATCCTGAATGTGCATTACCAAAAGATTTAATACTGACAAGAATACCTGTGCCTCCCATTTGCATTAGGCCTAGCGTTGTATCAGATTTGAAAGCAGGTACAACCGAGGATCACTTAACAATGAAATTATCAGAAATTGTCTTTATTAATGATGTTATTCAAAAGCATAGACAAAGTGGAGCCAAAGTACAAATGTAtaatgaagattgggaatttttGCAATTACATTGTGCTCTTTATATAAATAGTGAAATGTCTGGCATACCTCTCAATATGCAA CCAAAAAAGTCTGGTAGAGGATTGGTCCAAAGATTGAAAGGAAAACAAGGTCGATTTCGTGGTAACTTATCTGGTAAACGTGTAGATTTTTCTAGTCGTACTGTTATTTCACCAGATCCTAATCTCAGAATTGAACAA GTTGGTGTACCTATCCATGTAGCGAAAATTTTAACATATCCTGAAAAGGTTAATCCTTCAAATATAGAATTAATGCGAAAATTAGTAAAAAATGGTCCAGATATACATCCAGGTGCAAATTTTATACAACAAGGAAAAACTCAGTTTAAAAAATACTTAAGATATGGTAATCGACAAAAAATTGCTCAGGATTTACAG TATGGTGATATTGTTGAACGACATCTCAGAGATGATGATGTGGTATTATTTAATCGACAACCATCTTTACACAAATTAAGTATCATGGCACATAAGGCAAAGGTATTAGAACATCGAACATTTAGATTCAATGAATGTGTTTGTACTCCTTATAACGCAGATTTTGATGGTGATGAAATGAATTTACATTTACCTCAAACAGAAGAAGCAAGAGCAGAAGCTTTAGTATTAATGGGG aaCAAGTCAAATTTAGTGACACCTCGTAATGGAGAATTATTAATAGCTGCAACACAAGATTTTATCACTGGTGGATACCTTTTAACACAGAAAGATATGTTCCTAAATAAAGCTCAAGCAAGTCAATTAGCTGGTTGTCTTCTAGCAGGACCTGATATTTCAATGTCTATAAGTCTTCCTAAACCAGCTATTTTAAAGCCAACTATGTTGTGGACAGGAAAACAGATTTTTAGTTTAATTCTGAAACCTAATAGTGATAGTAATATCAAAGCTAATTTAAAAACCAAAGGAAGAGCTTACACTAATAACGAAGAATTATGTATTAATGATTCCT ATGTTATTATCCGAAATTCAGAATTATTAGCAGGATCAATGGACAAATCAACATTAGGGTCAGGTTCAaagcaaaatatattttatattttgttacGCGATTGGGGCGAAGATATTGCAACTACAGCTATGTGGCGATTAGCGAGAATGGCAAGTTTTTTTCTGATGAATAGAGGCTTTTCTATTGGTATTGGTGATGTTACACCAGGCCAAGGACTTTTGAAAGCTAAACAAGAGCTTTTAAATGCTGG ATATTCTAAATGTACAGAATATATTCGTCAAATGGAAGAAGGTCGTCTTGTATGTCAACCTGGATGTTCAGAGGAAGAAACTTTAGAGGCAATGATATTAAAGGAACTTTCAGTAATTCGAGATCATGCTGGTAAAGCGTGTTTAAAAGAACTTCATCCAAGCAATAGTCCATTAATTATGGCTTTATCTGGGAGCAAGGGCAGTTTCATTAATATTTCCCAAATGATTG CGTGCGTGGGGCAACAAGCTATTAGTGGTCACAGAGTGCCAAACggatttgaggatagagctttACCACATTTTGAACGACATTCAAAGATCCCTGCAGCTAAAGGTTTTGTAGAAAACTCATTCTATTCTGGTTTAACACCAACGGAATTTTTCTTTCACACAATGGGTGGAAGAGAAGGTCTTGTAGACACAGCAGTTAAAACTGCAGAAACTGGCTACATGCAACGAAGATTAGTTAAAAGTTTAGAAGATTTATGTCTTCATTATGACATGACAGTCCGTAATTCAGTGGGAGATATTATACAAATATTGTATGGTGGAGATGCATTAGATCCTACATATATGGAAG GAAAAGACTGTCCCGTGGATTATAAAAGGGTGTTAGATCACGTGAAAGCCAAATCGCCGTGCAAAAACGAAAAACCTCTTGATGGCCCTAGTGTAATTAAAGCTACAAATGAgctattgagttctgaggagtaTGAATGCCTCAGTGAAGAATTTAAGCAGGAATTAGC CACATTCCTTAAAACTGTAGCGCGTAAAATAGCGCGCCTTCGGCATGATGCTCCATCAAATTTGCCTGTAATTTTGCAACTCGAGCGACTTACAGTTTCTCAGTTAGTTGAATTTATCCATACTTGCAAAGAGAAATATATGAGAGCCAAAATAGAACCAGGCACTGCAGTGGGTGCACTTGCTGCACAAAGTATTGGTGAACCAGGTACACAAATGACCTTGAAAACGTTCCATTTTGCTGGTGTAGCATCTATGAATATTACTCAAGGTGTACCGCGTATTAAAGAAATTATCAATGCAAATCACAAAATTAGTACTCCCATTATTACGGCAGCTTTA GAAAATGATGCAGATCCAGAATATGCAAGAAGAGTAAAGGGAAGAATTGAAAAAACTACTTTAGGAGAAGTAACTGAATATATTGAAGAAGTATATTTACCGGATGACTGTTTCTTATTGATAAAATTAGATATAGATAGaataaaattattgaaattgGAAGTGGATGTCAACTCGATTCGTTATGC GTTTTCAAAACCCTAG